The window AAATAAGTAAGTTCTTGTGTAATAATTTAGATGCACTCATTGGCTTATACTTTACCCCTTTTATTGCAATAGGGATTAATAATGGGATAATCACCGCATTAAAAATTAAAGCCGAAATGATTGCACTTGTTGGCGAATTAAGACTCATAATGTTTAACGTCTTCATCTCTGGTACTGCTACCATCAACATAGCCGGGATAATGGCAAAATATTTAGCTACATCGTTTGCAATACTAAAAGTTGTTAAGGCTCCCCTAGTCATTAGTAATTGTTTGCCAATCTCTACAACTTCTATTATTTTAGTTGGATTAGAATCCAAATCTACCATATTAGCTGCTTCTTTTGCTGCATTTGTCCCTGAATTCATTGCAAGACCAACATTCGCCTGTGCCAATGCGGGGGCATCATTCGTTCCGTCCCCTGTCATTGCTACTACTTTTCCAAGGGCCTGCTCATCCTTGATCACCTTAATCTTGTCTTCCGGCTTACTTTCTGCGATAAAACTATCCACTCCCGCTTCTTTAGCAATAGCTGCAGCCGTAAGTGAGTTATCTCCGGTACACATAATTGTTTTAATACCCATTGCTCGGAGCTGTTCAAAACGCTCCTTTAAACCAGTTTTTACAACGTCTTTCAGATAGATAATGCCTAAAATTTTATTATTTACTGCTACAACAAGCGGTGTTCCCCCAACAGAAGATACTTGATGGACAAGCTGTTCCAAATTTGCAGGGATGTTATGACCTGCTGCAAGACTCTCTTGTTTTATCGTATCGTAAGCACCTTTACGAATTATTGTGCCATCCGTCATATCCAATCCACTCATTCGAGTCTGCGCTGTAAACGGAATATGCTCACTGGATTTAATAAGATTCTCTTCCTCTTTTGCATCAACACCTAAATCGCAAGCTAAAGATAAGATTGACTTTCCTTCTGGTGTATCGTCTGTTAGTGAGCTAAGCCATGCAGCTCGCATCAATTCACTTCGGTCGACACCTCTCACGGGTAAAAATTCAGATGCCATGCGATTGCCATACGTTATCGTTCCTGTCTTATCTAAAATCAGTGTATCTACATCGCCACAAGCTTCCACCGCTCTTCCCGACATTGCGATGACATTGAACTGTGTCACCCGGTCCATACCCGCTATTCCTATCGCAGACAGTAATCCACCAATCGTTGTAGGTATTAAACAAACTGTAAGTGCTATCAACGTGGCAATTGAAATCTGTACATTTAAATAATTAGTCATTGGATATAGTGTAACGACCACTAATAAAAAGATAATTGTTAAACTTACTAAAAGCGTATTCAATGCAATTTCGTTCGGCGTTTTTTTACGACTCGCACCTTCTATGAGTGTAATCATTTTATCTAAAAAGGACTCCCCAGGCAGTGACGTGATTTCAATCATTAGCCAATCACTTGTTACGGTCGTTCCTCCCGTAACAGAAGAAAAATCACCACCACGCTCTTTCACCACCGGTGCAGATTCACCGGTGATGGCTGATTCATCAACTGTGGCAATTCCTTCAATGACATCGCCATCATTTGGAATAACTTCACCTGCTTGAACTAAAACAATGTCCCCTTTTTTAAGTTCGTGAGCCTGTTTCATTATTTCTGAGCCGTTAGCCAAAAGGACACGTGCCTGTGTAACTGTTTTTGTCTTTTTTAACGTTTGTACTTGCGCCTTGCCTCTGCCTTCAGCAATAGACTCTGCAAAATTAGCAAAGAGAATTGTAACGAAGAGAATCATAGTGACAATTGCATTATAAAGGCGATCATGCTCCCCTCCTCCGCTTCCCGAGAGACTAGGGAAAATCGTTAACAATAGAACAAATAAAAACCCAATCTCTACGACGAACATAACAGGATTCTTTATCATGTATACTGGATTAAATTTCTTTAAAGACTCTATCATTGAGCTTTTCATCATATCACTCGTGATAAAACTTTTTTTGGCAGTTTCCATAAGTGTCTCTCCTCATCAAGAAGTTATTTGTAAATGTTCAGTAATAGGTCCAAGTGCCAATGCAGGTAAAAATGTTAAGGCACCAATCATTATGACAATGGCAACAAGGAAGAATGTAAACGTCGTATTGTCGGTTTTCAATGTTCCTAATGAATCGCCATACCACACTTTTTTGGCAAAAAGTGATGCAATAGCTAGTTGAATAATAATCGTTAGATAGCGCCCAAAGAACATGGCTAGACCTGTCGTGACATTCCAAAATGTCGTATTATCAGATAATCCTTCAAAACCAGAGCCATTATTCGCCGAAGCCGAAGCGAATTCATATAGAACCTGAGATAACCCATGAGCCCCCGGATTCGTTATGCCTGCAACGCCAGCCGTAGTTGCAACAGCCAGTGCTGAAAACAACAAAATAATGGCAGGATGAATTAAAATACAAAGTGCTATTAACTTCATTTCCTTTTCCTCTATTTTCTTTCCTAAAAACTGAGGTGTTCGACCAATCATGAGGCAGGCAATGAAGATCGTTAACATTACATACATCATCATGTTCATCAGTCCGACTCCCTTGCCCCCAAATACAACGTTTAACATCATGTTAAACATCGGTACAAGTCCACCAATTGGCGTTAATGTGTCGTGCATATTATTGACAGAACCTGTTGTAAACGCAGTTGTAACCGTTGTGAATAACGCAGATTGTGCGACACCAAAGCGTATCTCTTTCCCTTCCATACTGCCCAGTTCCTGCGAAAGGCCAAGCTCACTAATGATTGGGTTACCCGCGCGCTCAGCTACATAGACCGTTACCAAGCCTATGAGGAACAGCATACTCATTGCAACAAAGATAGATAGCCCTTGCTTGCCAAATATCGTTTTCTTTTTTCGATAAGCAATCATCAAGCTAAATGCGACAATACATGCCCCAGGCAACAGCATCATGGACAGCATTTCAATAATGTTAGAAATAACAGTAGGATTTTCAAAAGGCATCGTTGAATTGGCACCATAAAAACCACCACCATTTGTACCTACATGCTTAATAGATTCAAGCGACGCTACAGGTCCAAGTGCAATATCTTGCATCTTTCCTTCTATTGTTTGTATGGTCTTATTCGCCCTTAAGGTTTGAGGCGAACCTTGTGAAACTAGCATGATTGCAACTACTATTGAAATGGGCAATAATACACGGGTAATGACACGTACAAAATCTATAAAAAAATTACCCAGTGTATCAGTTTTAGCAACTAAACGGCGGCAGAATGCCATACAGGCTGCATAACCTGTAGCTGCAGACGTAAACATCATAAATATAATCACAAGCATCTGTGATAAATAACTAAGTCCCGATTCACCACTATAGTGCTGAAGATTTGTATTGGTCATAAATGAAATGATTGTATTAAAGGAAAGAGAAGCTTCCATATTGTCAATATAATTTGGATTTAAAAACAAAGTCGATTGCATACGTAATAGAAGATATCCAACCAACACCATAAAGGCATTTGATAACATTAGTGTCAGCACATATTGTTTCCCAGTCATATCGACTTGCTTAATGCCACATATTTTATAAATGACACCATCGACTTTATCCAATACCGGATCAAGCCATGTTTTTTGTTTCATTGTTACTCGGAAAAGATAATGACCCGCTAGTATGACCAGCGGTATATAAATGCTTAAAACAATCGCTATTTGCCACATATACTCTATCCTCCTTAAAGCCTATTAATAGTTTTCTGGATGTAATAGTGCATGACCCAGATAACCAAAAAGCAACACAAGCGTAGTTCCCATGACTATCCACATGATGATTCCTCCTCTATTTTTCATTGACTAGTGTGTAGCACCAAACCGTTAACGCATAAAGACTGGCAAAACTAATAAGCAGTAAACTAATCATTAATAGGTCCATCAATCGAACTCACCCTTCCCTCTATTGGATGTATTTATCATACTGACTTTCAAATTAATGTAGCGTTAGGAAATGGCCTCTTGATATTAAGAAAACATTAAGGTGAAATCTTTACACTTTCTTAATGGAAGATAGCGCTATAATACAAATGAGGTGAAGAATCATGGAAGATGTACGCCCCACTCCAGAGACGTTTTTAGCGAAGATACGAGAAGAAGACACTACAGCTGGTAGACTAAAGATATTTCTTGGCTATGCAGCTGGCGTAGGCAAAACTTATGCTATGCTTGACGCTGCACAGCAAGCTATGATATTAGGGAAAGACGTGGTAATTGGCTATGTGGAGCCACATCCTCGTCCTGAAACATTCGCCTTAATGGAGGGCCTTGAACAACTACCAACCAGAAAAATCAATTATAAAGGGAAAATCTTTCAAGAATTAGATATCGATGCGGTCCTTAAACGTAAACCAGAGATTGTCCTTATTGATGAGCTAGCACATACAAATGTTCCGACTATGCGCCACTTAAAGCGTTATGGGGATGTAGAAGAATTACTGGCAAATGGCATCCATGTCTATACAACTGTCAACATTCAACATATTGAAAGCCTTCAGGATATAGTGGAAGAAATTACAGGCGTAAGAGTACGAGAACGTATTCCGGATTACTTAATCGATCGTGCCGCACAAATAAAGATTGTAGATATTGAACCCGATGAGTTAATCCAACGCCTTAAAGAAGGTAAAATTTACCATATAATGCAAGCTAAAAAAGCTCTGGATTCTTTTTTTCGTAAAGAAAATTTAGTCGCTCTCCGTGAAATTGCACTTCGAAGAACAGCAGATACCATCAATTACAAACAAGGTATCGATAACCATTCTTTTAAACAATGTACACAGGTGGAGGAACATATCCTTGTCGGCATTAGCAGTTCTCCTACCAATGCTAAAGTTATTCGAACTGCTGCCAGACTTGCACAAGCCTTACATGGTAAATTTACTGCTCTTTACGTCCAAAAGGAAAAAGATGAAAATCAAAACGAAGCGAATACCGAACGATACCAACAACATGTCAAACTGGCTGAACAGCTAGGTGGGCATGTCGTAATCGTCCAGGAAGACGATGTAGCAGTAGCCCTTGCTAATTATGCTCAAATTAGCGGCGTGACAAAATTAGTAATCGGAAGAACTACTGTTAAAAAGAAATGGTGGCAACCTAATGCTAAAATCAGTGATCGGCTTAATGATTACGTTCCAAACTTAGCTATTCATATTGTACCTGATCATGAGAACGAGCCATTTCACTTTCCTGAAGTAAGAAATCAACTTACATTTGAGTGGTTGGACTTGTTGAAAATGTTTGTGGTGTTCAGTTTGGTATCACTCATTGGACTATTTTTCTACAGGATTGGGGTCAGTGAATCGAACATTATCACCATCTACATTCTAGGTGTTTTAATTCTTGCGATATGGTCATCTGGATGGATGATGAGTATCATTAGTTCCGTGATAGCCGTTCTCCTTTTTAATTTCTTTTTTACAGAGCCGCGTTTTTCATTCGAAGCTTACCATCTAGATTACCCTATGACTTTTTTAATTATGTTCATTTCAGGCGTGATCACCAGTAGTTTAACGAAGAAGATAAAGAAGCAAGCTTCAGTTGCAGTTCGTAAATCTTATCGGATGGAAGTATTACTAGAAACAAATCGAAAGTTGCAGCATGCCAAATCCATAGATGAAATTACTTTCGAGGGCATGTCGCAAATCGTTAAATTAGTTGAAAAACCTGTGCAATTTTTCGAAATAGAGCATAATTTAATTGTCAAATCTGTTTTTTATCGAACAGAGAGTATGACTAATGATGAAAATAATGATATAGCCACACTCTTTGAAAACACCAATGAACTGGGTGTCGTAAATTGGGTAATTAGTAATCAGCATAGAGCTGGCGTGACGACTGATATTTTCCCAGAGGTCAATGCCTATTATTTACCGATTATTTCAAGTGGAAATGTAAAAGGGGTAGTTGGCATAGCTCTTTCAAAAAACCCCGCCTTACCAGCATTTGAGCGTAATATTCTACATGCCATAATAAATGATTTTTCTTTTGCTCTTGACAAATGGTATTTACAAAAATTAAATGCAGAAGTGGCAAAAGAAGCCGAACTAGAGCAAATGAGAGCAAACCTTTTACGAGCAATCTCCCATGATTTACGAACACCACTAACTACTATTTCTGGAAATGCAGATATATTGTTAACCAATACAGCTGAAATTCCAGATACAGAAAAAATTCGATTATATGAAGATATTTATAAAAATTCGAAATGGCTTGTACAAATGGTTGAGAATTTACTAGCAGTTTCAAAGTTAGATGATGGACAATTTGCTTTAGAGATGCAATTAGAGCTTGTGGAGGATATTATTCAAGAAGCACTTTCAAACGTCATTCCTATAAACCATACACATAAAATAACTTACTATGTCGAACCAGATTTATTATTGGCATTGATGGATGGACGCCTTATTATTCAGGTGTTCATTAACATAATTGATAATGCATTTACCTATACGCAACCTGGTAGTGAGATAACCTTAATAGCAAAGGAAAAGGGAGAAACTGTGCATTTTAGTATCACAGATAATGGACCTGGTATTGATGATTCTTTAAAAGAAACACTGTTCGAACCATTTGTAACAGGTAAGGTACAACGAAGTGATAGTCGAAGAGGACTAGGATTAGGTTTGGCATTGTGCCAAACCATATTAAAATTACATGGAAGTGAATTAACGGTTTCGGATAATAAACCACATGGGACTATTTTTAATTTTTCACTAAAAAAGGAGTAATGACGATCCATGAATAAACGAATTTTAGTAGTGGAAGATGATGTGGCAATTGGGAACTTGATTAAAATGACGTTGACAACGCAGCATTATGAATTCGACATTGTGCGAGATGGTACAAGTGCCGTACAAAAAGCGCTGTCAATGAAACCCGATGTCATTATTCTTGATTTGGGATTACCAGATATGGATGGCGTAGATTTTATTCATAAAGTGAGAAGCTGGTCACAAACACCTATCATCGTCGTTAGTGCTCGAAGTGAAGAATACGATAAAATCAATGCGCTCGATGCTGGAGCAGACGACTATGTCACGAAGCCATTTAGTGTGGAAGAGTTACTCGCTCGTATTCGTGTAGCATTACGAAGAACAGCCATTGAGCATGATTCGGATAGTACGCAGTCTGTGTTTGTGAACGGAAATTTAGAAATTCATTATCTAGCAAACACCGTGTTTGTGCATGGTGAAGAAGTGCATTTGACGCCGATTGAATATAAGCTTTTAGTCGTTTTGTCAAAGCATATTGGCAAAGTACTCACACATAATTTTCTATTGAAGGAAATATGGCAAAATGTACTACCGACAGACGTTCCAAGTCTACGCGTTTTTATGGCAACTCTACGTAAGAAAATAGAAGAGAATCCATCTACGCCAAAGTATATCCAGACACATGTGCGCGTTGGATACAGGATGCTCCGCATTAGTGAAGATGAATAATCCTTCACCACAAAAAAGTAGCAAGAGAAAAGTAATCATCTCTCCTGCTACTTCTTATTTTCGTTTAAATTTTAAATTGAATAATTTCTTCTTTTACCAATAACGCTTCATCACTTAATGACTTTGCGACAGCGTTAATTTCCTGAATGGTTGCTACTTGTTCTTCAATTGTTGATGCAATCGAACTTGATTGCTCTGCAGCATG of the Lysinibacillus fusiformis genome contains:
- the kdpB gene encoding potassium-transporting ATPase subunit KdpB, with the protein product METAKKSFITSDMMKSSMIESLKKFNPVYMIKNPVMFVVEIGFLFVLLLTIFPSLSGSGGGEHDRLYNAIVTMILFVTILFANFAESIAEGRGKAQVQTLKKTKTVTQARVLLANGSEIMKQAHELKKGDIVLVQAGEVIPNDGDVIEGIATVDESAITGESAPVVKERGGDFSSVTGGTTVTSDWLMIEITSLPGESFLDKMITLIEGASRKKTPNEIALNTLLVSLTIIFLLVVVTLYPMTNYLNVQISIATLIALTVCLIPTTIGGLLSAIGIAGMDRVTQFNVIAMSGRAVEACGDVDTLILDKTGTITYGNRMASEFLPVRGVDRSELMRAAWLSSLTDDTPEGKSILSLACDLGVDAKEEENLIKSSEHIPFTAQTRMSGLDMTDGTIIRKGAYDTIKQESLAAGHNIPANLEQLVHQVSSVGGTPLVVAVNNKILGIIYLKDVVKTGLKERFEQLRAMGIKTIMCTGDNSLTAAAIAKEAGVDSFIAESKPEDKIKVIKDEQALGKVVAMTGDGTNDAPALAQANVGLAMNSGTNAAKEAANMVDLDSNPTKIIEVVEIGKQLLMTRGALTTFSIANDVAKYFAIIPAMLMVAVPEMKTLNIMSLNSPTSAIISALIFNAVIIPLLIPIAIKGVKYKPMSASKLLHKNLLIYGLGGIIAPFIGIKAIDLLVGPLLHIMGF
- the kdpA gene encoding potassium-transporting ATPase subunit KdpA is translated as MWQIAIVLSIYIPLVILAGHYLFRVTMKQKTWLDPVLDKVDGVIYKICGIKQVDMTGKQYVLTLMLSNAFMVLVGYLLLRMQSTLFLNPNYIDNMEASLSFNTIISFMTNTNLQHYSGESGLSYLSQMLVIIFMMFTSAATGYAACMAFCRRLVAKTDTLGNFFIDFVRVITRVLLPISIVVAIMLVSQGSPQTLRANKTIQTIEGKMQDIALGPVASLESIKHVGTNGGGFYGANSTMPFENPTVISNIIEMLSMMLLPGACIVAFSLMIAYRKKKTIFGKQGLSIFVAMSMLFLIGLVTVYVAERAGNPIISELGLSQELGSMEGKEIRFGVAQSALFTTVTTAFTTGSVNNMHDTLTPIGGLVPMFNMMLNVVFGGKGVGLMNMMMYVMLTIFIACLMIGRTPQFLGKKIEEKEMKLIALCILIHPAIILLFSALAVATTAGVAGITNPGAHGLSQVLYEFASASANNGSGFEGLSDNTTFWNVTTGLAMFFGRYLTIIIQLAIASLFAKKVWYGDSLGTLKTDNTTFTFFLVAIVIMIGALTFLPALALGPITEHLQITS
- a CDS encoding sensor histidine kinase, producing MEDVRPTPETFLAKIREEDTTAGRLKIFLGYAAGVGKTYAMLDAAQQAMILGKDVVIGYVEPHPRPETFALMEGLEQLPTRKINYKGKIFQELDIDAVLKRKPEIVLIDELAHTNVPTMRHLKRYGDVEELLANGIHVYTTVNIQHIESLQDIVEEITGVRVRERIPDYLIDRAAQIKIVDIEPDELIQRLKEGKIYHIMQAKKALDSFFRKENLVALREIALRRTADTINYKQGIDNHSFKQCTQVEEHILVGISSSPTNAKVIRTAARLAQALHGKFTALYVQKEKDENQNEANTERYQQHVKLAEQLGGHVVIVQEDDVAVALANYAQISGVTKLVIGRTTVKKKWWQPNAKISDRLNDYVPNLAIHIVPDHENEPFHFPEVRNQLTFEWLDLLKMFVVFSLVSLIGLFFYRIGVSESNIITIYILGVLILAIWSSGWMMSIISSVIAVLLFNFFFTEPRFSFEAYHLDYPMTFLIMFISGVITSSLTKKIKKQASVAVRKSYRMEVLLETNRKLQHAKSIDEITFEGMSQIVKLVEKPVQFFEIEHNLIVKSVFYRTESMTNDENNDIATLFENTNELGVVNWVISNQHRAGVTTDIFPEVNAYYLPIISSGNVKGVVGIALSKNPALPAFERNILHAIINDFSFALDKWYLQKLNAEVAKEAELEQMRANLLRAISHDLRTPLTTISGNADILLTNTAEIPDTEKIRLYEDIYKNSKWLVQMVENLLAVSKLDDGQFALEMQLELVEDIIQEALSNVIPINHTHKITYYVEPDLLLALMDGRLIIQVFINIIDNAFTYTQPGSEITLIAKEKGETVHFSITDNGPGIDDSLKETLFEPFVTGKVQRSDSRRGLGLGLALCQTILKLHGSELTVSDNKPHGTIFNFSLKKE
- a CDS encoding response regulator transcription factor; the protein is MNKRILVVEDDVAIGNLIKMTLTTQHYEFDIVRDGTSAVQKALSMKPDVIILDLGLPDMDGVDFIHKVRSWSQTPIIVVSARSEEYDKINALDAGADDYVTKPFSVEELLARIRVALRRTAIEHDSDSTQSVFVNGNLEIHYLANTVFVHGEEVHLTPIEYKLLVVLSKHIGKVLTHNFLLKEIWQNVLPTDVPSLRVFMATLRKKIEENPSTPKYIQTHVRVGYRMLRISEDE